Proteins encoded together in one Chitinophaga sp. LS1 window:
- a CDS encoding FtsX-like permease family protein, whose translation MDKGIAGFYKYEKQVSRLLLWAAGLAIFISCLGLLGLVSYTIRQRTKVIGVRKILGASIVQVVSLILKDFMQLILDAFIIATPLA comes from the coding sequence TTGGATAAGGGAATAGCCGGGTTCTATAAATATGAAAAGCAGGTTTCCCGCTTGCTGCTGTGGGCTGCAGGATTAGCAATTTTCATCAGTTGTCTTGGTCTGCTTGGCCTGGTTAGTTATACCATCCGGCAGCGTACAAAAGTAATAGGCGTACGCAAAATACTCGGAGCCTCTATTGTTCAGGTCGTGAGTTTGATCTTAAAGGATTTTATGCAGCTCATTCTTGACGCATTTATAATTGCTACGCCGCTTGCATAG